The Thermodesulfovibrionales bacterium genome contains the following window.
TCATCTTCTCGTCAACTGCCGCTGTTTATGGCATCCCCCGGACAATACCGGTGAATGAAGGAACTCCGCTCGATCCGATCAATCCCTACGGCCGTTCCAAGGCGATGGTCGAAAATCTGCTCTCCGATGTATCGGCGCAGAACGATTTCCGTTATGTCTCTCTCAGGTACTTCAATGTGGCGGGGGCTGACGAGAAGGCGAGGATCGGCCAGAACAGAAAAGACGCCACTCACCTCATAACGGTCTCGGTGCGGACGGCCCTTGGCAGGAGGCCCTCTCTTGAGATTTACGGCACTGACTATCCAACCCTTGACGGTACGTGCATCCGTGATTACATCCATGTCGATGACCTCTCGGATGCCCATCTCGTGGCGCTCGAATACCTTGCAAAGGGAGGCATGAGCGATATATTTAATTGCGGGTATGGCCACGGCGCTTCTGTCAGGGAGGTCGTGGCCGTCGTGAAAAGAGTGACGGGCATCGATTTCAGCGTTGTCGAGACGGGCAGGAGGGAAGGCGACCCGCCGCAACTCATTGCGGACAGCTCAAAGCTAAGAAAGACCCTCGGCTGGACGCCAAAGCATGACGACCTCGACTTCATCGTAAAGACTGCTTTTGAATGGGAGAAGAAGATTACACGTTGAGGGCGTGACCTGAACGTGGTTTGACAGTAAAATGGTAGGCGACAGGCATATCAGAGACCAACGCTGAACACGCGCTTTCCAGTTATATTCAGTATTCTTCCTTAACAAAGAATCCTTGTGACCTACTTCCTGGAGGCGACGCCATAGGTTTTTTGAGCAAAGGGCATCATGTCTGACGCCTCTCCTTATTGCAGTTCTACGCCAAAAAAATCCTGATATCGAGTCGTTGGTCTATCATTCTGTATTTTGCGGAAGAGCGCAAATCTCTATCTTCTATCGCCTCCGTTCTAAATCTTACGCCTCTGCCGAGCGGGTCGGTGCATTTTCGTATTTCGTTTATCAGTCTGTCAGCGTCTTCATTCTTAAACAGGACGTCAGGCCATATGCGCATTTCCACTTCACCTGGGATTTCCTGAAACAATTGAAACTTCCTGATCCCTTCAAAAATCTTGAAATCCAAATTCAGGTAGATCGAGATGATCCTCCCCTCGGCGTCTATAAGGAAATCCCCCATGCGACCTGTCAGGTTATACGCAATATCGAAATTCCGTCCGCATTTTGGGCATGCCTTTTTCATATCTTCGCAAACATCGCCGGTCCTGTATCTGACAAGGGGCATGGCATAATTGACAAAACCCGTTCCTACCAACTCATGCTTGGAGTCATGAAGATGGGCCCTCTCGGTGATGCCGTACTGGGGATAGAGGTGAGATACGGCGGAATGTTCGCATCCGCCTCCGTGAATCACCTTCTCGACCATGCCGTAATCGCCAAACACTCCGACCCCGAAGACATCCCTGATCATTTCCCTCTGCCAGTCATAGACATTTTCCGCATATACGATAGCGCCCTTGAGCCCGAAGCCCAATGATTTTCTCTTATTCTTCATATATGAAGAAAAGGTTGCGAGCGTATGAGGAAAGCCTATGAGATATTCGGGCCTGAATTTGTTCATCATTTCCGCAAACCGATCGATCCATTCATCGATGAAATAATTGCTTGAAAGAATCATTTTATTGCCGTATTTCTTATAGGGAAGACCGACTTTCTTACCTTCTCGGATGTTGGCCTCGAAAAAAATTGCCCTCGATGCGGGGTGATATCCGATTCTGCTCCAAAGATCAATTATCGTAGCCCAGTGTTTTTCTTCCGTCTCCTTCGTGCCGTAGATTGCAAGAGGTATTCCCGTGGTGCCGCTGGTAGCAGTCGGGATTAACCCTGTGCGCGGAATATTTTCAGCCATAAATTCATTATAGTTCTCTTTGACGGTCGCTCGATCAATGTAAGGTAATACAGAAATATCATCTAAACACTGCACGCCTTCCGGTCTGAACCCATATTCATTAAAAACTTTCCTATAATAAGGGACATTCCTTCCGGCATGGATCAATAAATTTCTCATTTGCTCAACCTGATACGCCTCAAGCCTTTCTCTGTCCCATTTCTCCGATTCCTTGAGAAATCCAAGCCAGTATCTGAACGTCGGTCCGTATGAGATG
Protein-coding sequences here:
- the galE gene encoding UDP-glucose 4-epimerase GalE; this encodes MKVLVTGGAGYIGSHVVKALGEGGHDVLTYDNLSFGHADAVLHGNLVVGDLADRERLKETFRAFRPDAVMHFAAYIVVPESVHEPIKYYRNNFCNAMNLVGVCLECRVSRFIFSSTAAVYGIPRTIPVNEGTPLDPINPYGRSKAMVENLLSDVSAQNDFRYVSLRYFNVAGADEKARIGQNRKDATHLITVSVRTALGRRPSLEIYGTDYPTLDGTCIRDYIHVDDLSDAHLVALEYLAKGGMSDIFNCGYGHGASVREVVAVVKRVTGIDFSVVETGRREGDPPQLIADSSKLRKTLGWTPKHDDLDFIVKTAFEWEKKITR